A window of the Nibribacter ruber genome harbors these coding sequences:
- a CDS encoding multicopper oxidase domain-containing protein, giving the protein MFGKEATAQTDTVIYHISISQKNVKIAGKESTGMTINGTIPGPTLRFPEGGYAVIYVKNEMDVETSVHWHGLLLPNFQDGVPYLTTPPIEPGKTLKYEFALRHAGTYWYHSHTGLQEQSGVYGSIVIEPKEKTLDYARDFVVVLSDWTYEKPKNVLKNLKRGLEIYDIQKGTSTPLGMVIARGALGAQLNFWRQRMEGADIADIYYPAFLTNGQPVQDYPEFTPGEKVRLRIINAAASSQFWLTFGGEEPLLVAADGLDVVPVQQNKTFIAVAETYDFIVTIPQNGKMEVRATVQDGSGQTSAFFGQGNTLSAPDVPRPDKVAIMQQMAGMKMKMGAPASKFNPGKEEPVEMMNKWGMQMEGEMGMGQMGGMDHSGMIHGMNDASMKKSGKSPGMPMAGKGQESSGQGMGMFAEYNYDYLKSPEKTDFPTDKPVKEMVLNLTGNMVRYIWSLNGVPLNEADKIKINKGEVTRIILNNLTMMHHPMHLHGHFFRVINGNGEYSPLKHTVNVAPMQKVVIEFDANEYGDWFFHCHVLYHMDAGMARVFSYGTPRDERLERYPLSILTNKSNHFFTWGVVDAASHMTELNLVSSNIRNQFALSAEYGWNRNLEAEFTYGRFLYDYLSIFGGVNVENEEDNSLDEIQPTAIVGFRYLTPYLFNLDVRIDNKLRPQVSLAREVLVFPRTFLFGEFEYQADFGWVKDTSEGSVSSGAGYTREIVWRVGSEYLISKTFSLMANYDNRFGAGGGLTVRF; this is encoded by the coding sequence ATGTTTGGAAAAGAGGCGACTGCCCAAACTGATACCGTTATTTACCACATCTCCATAAGCCAGAAAAATGTAAAGATTGCGGGTAAAGAGAGTACGGGAATGACTATAAACGGCACTATTCCAGGACCTACGTTGCGGTTTCCTGAGGGTGGCTACGCTGTAATATACGTCAAGAATGAGATGGATGTGGAAACATCCGTGCATTGGCATGGCTTGCTGCTGCCTAATTTCCAGGATGGTGTTCCTTACCTGACCACACCTCCCATTGAACCGGGCAAAACCCTTAAATATGAGTTTGCCTTAAGGCATGCGGGCACCTATTGGTACCACTCCCACACCGGCCTGCAGGAACAGTCTGGCGTATATGGTTCCATTGTTATAGAACCCAAAGAGAAAACGTTGGACTACGCCCGAGACTTTGTCGTGGTTCTGTCTGACTGGACTTATGAGAAGCCAAAGAATGTCTTGAAGAACCTGAAACGCGGGCTAGAGATCTATGACATACAGAAAGGTACGTCAACCCCGCTGGGCATGGTCATAGCAAGGGGAGCCTTGGGGGCACAGCTTAATTTCTGGAGACAACGCATGGAGGGGGCCGATATAGCCGATATTTACTACCCCGCTTTCCTTACCAACGGTCAACCTGTGCAGGATTACCCGGAGTTTACACCGGGCGAGAAAGTCAGGCTACGCATCATAAATGCCGCCGCCTCCAGCCAATTCTGGCTGACCTTCGGCGGAGAGGAACCGCTGTTGGTAGCCGCCGATGGTTTGGATGTAGTGCCTGTGCAACAGAACAAAACGTTTATTGCCGTAGCTGAAACCTATGATTTCATTGTCACCATTCCACAAAACGGTAAAATGGAGGTAAGGGCTACCGTGCAGGATGGCTCCGGCCAAACAAGCGCCTTTTTCGGGCAAGGCAATACCCTTAGCGCGCCAGATGTGCCCCGGCCAGATAAAGTGGCCATTATGCAGCAAATGGCCGGGATGAAGATGAAAATGGGGGCCCCTGCCTCCAAATTTAATCCGGGAAAGGAAGAGCCTGTTGAAATGATGAACAAGTGGGGGATGCAGATGGAAGGAGAGATGGGCATGGGGCAAATGGGCGGAATGGACCACTCCGGAATGATCCATGGGATGAATGATGCATCCATGAAAAAATCGGGAAAAAGCCCGGGAATGCCTATGGCAGGGAAGGGGCAGGAAAGTAGCGGGCAAGGCATGGGCATGTTCGCTGAATACAACTATGACTACTTAAAATCGCCGGAGAAAACAGATTTCCCGACTGATAAACCGGTTAAAGAAATGGTGCTGAACCTAACCGGTAACATGGTGCGCTACATTTGGAGCCTGAACGGAGTGCCATTAAATGAAGCGGATAAAATAAAAATCAACAAAGGCGAAGTAACGCGCATTATCCTTAACAACCTGACCATGATGCACCACCCCATGCACTTGCACGGGCATTTTTTCAGGGTTATCAACGGGAACGGGGAATATTCCCCTCTGAAGCATACCGTAAACGTGGCTCCCATGCAAAAGGTAGTCATTGAGTTTGATGCCAATGAATACGGCGACTGGTTCTTCCACTGCCATGTCCTGTACCACATGGACGCGGGCATGGCACGGGTCTTTAGTTACGGTACCCCCAGGGACGAAAGGCTGGAACGCTATCCTCTCTCTATTCTCACAAACAAAAGCAATCATTTTTTTACCTGGGGTGTCGTTGACGCAGCCTCCCACATGACTGAACTCAACCTAGTGTCCTCCAACATAAGGAACCAGTTTGCTTTAAGCGCAGAATACGGTTGGAATAGAAATCTGGAAGCAGAATTTACCTACGGGCGGTTCCTGTATGACTACCTAAGTATTTTCGGTGGCGTCAACGTGGAAAACGAAGAGGACAATAGCCTTGACGAGATACAGCCCACGGCCATAGTAGGCTTCAGGTACCTTACTCCGTACCTTTTTAATCTTGACGTTCGGATTGACAACAAACTCCGTCCCCAGGTAAGTTTAGCTCGGGAGGTACTTGTATTCCCCCGGACTTTCCTGTTCGGGGAGTTTGAATACCAAGCTGACTTTGGTTGGGTAAAAGATACGTCAGAGGGCAGTGTAAGCAGCGGTGCGGGTTACACGAGGGAAATAGTCTGGAGGGTAGGCTCTGAATATCTTATCTCCAAAACCTTCTCGCTTATGGCAAACTATGATAACAGGTTTGGTGCGGGAGGAGGATTGACCGTAAGGTTTTAA
- a CDS encoding heavy-metal-associated domain-containing protein, translating into METLKFKTDIKCGGCVATVTPFLNSEKSVEKWQVDTNNPDKILTVEGSTVSEEEVVEAVEKAGFKIEPLQ; encoded by the coding sequence ATGGAAACTCTGAAATTTAAAACCGATATCAAATGCGGTGGATGTGTAGCCACTGTTACCCCCTTCCTGAACAGTGAAAAAAGTGTGGAGAAGTGGCAAGTAGACACTAATAATCCTGATAAAATTTTAACTGTCGAAGGAAGTACCGTGAGCGAGGAGGAAGTAGTAGAGGCGGTTGAGAAAGCTGGCTTTAAAATAGAACCACTTCAATAG
- a CDS encoding copper-translocating P-type ATPase: MDHSHHNHHPNNERNSKDTEVADKIVEKTLHAHNRAIPDEEQHPSGHGEHGHDHHTMMIDDFRRRFWVSLLLSLPVIILSPMVQHILGYRLEIPFGMSIAFVLSSVIFFYGGWPFLTGLWQEMKKGAPGMMTLIAIAITVAYLYSTAIVFGLEGMDFFWELATLIVIMLLGHWIEMKSVLGASRALELLVSLMPSEAHVIREGETVNIGVGALQKGDLILIKPGEKVPADGLVEEGESYLDESMLTGESKPVQKKLDDRVIGGSLNGNGSLKVRVQGTGEEGYLKKVINLVQEAQKTKSDTQHLADKAARWLTYIALISGFATFAVWLLLGEDLAFALERMVTVMVISCPHALGLAVPLVVAISTAISAKNGLLIRNRTAFENSRKITTIIFDKTGTLTQGSHQLSRVVSLQNAFPEEELLRLAAGVEQNSEHYISQGILKQVKAEQISIPHAENFNYLPGKGLEGTVEGKSVKVVGPSYLQEFSIQTPQSDAEEGVETVVYVLIDGIVAGFISLRDQIRPESSEAIRTLKASGIKNLLLTGDNDRVAKSVSDTLGMDGFLANVLPHQKQEKVKELQSKGEFVAMTGDGVNDAPALAQADVGIAVGSGTDVAAETADIILVNSNPQDIASLILFGKATYRKMIQNIIWATAYNVVALPLAAGVLYKQGIMVSPAVGAALMSLSTVIVAFNAQLLKRQFKSIA; this comes from the coding sequence ATGGACCACTCCCACCATAACCACCATCCAAACAACGAAAGGAATTCTAAAGACACCGAAGTAGCGGATAAAATAGTCGAGAAAACCTTGCATGCCCATAACCGGGCAATACCTGACGAGGAACAGCACCCTTCTGGGCACGGGGAGCACGGACACGATCACCATACTATGATGATTGATGACTTCAGGCGCAGGTTCTGGGTCTCCCTGCTACTGTCATTGCCGGTAATCATCCTCAGCCCGATGGTGCAGCACATCCTAGGGTACCGCTTGGAGATACCATTCGGCATGTCTATCGCCTTTGTCCTTTCCTCTGTCATATTCTTCTACGGGGGGTGGCCCTTCCTAACAGGGCTGTGGCAGGAGATGAAAAAGGGAGCCCCTGGGATGATGACCCTCATCGCGATAGCAATAACGGTGGCCTATCTTTACAGCACCGCCATAGTGTTTGGCTTGGAAGGCATGGACTTCTTCTGGGAGCTGGCAACCCTCATCGTGATCATGCTCCTAGGGCATTGGATAGAGATGAAATCGGTTTTGGGTGCCTCACGCGCCTTGGAATTATTGGTTAGCCTCATGCCCTCTGAGGCACATGTGATAAGAGAAGGCGAAACAGTGAACATTGGAGTGGGCGCCTTGCAGAAGGGTGACCTGATCCTGATAAAGCCAGGGGAAAAAGTGCCGGCTGACGGACTTGTCGAAGAGGGGGAAAGCTATCTGGATGAAAGCATGCTCACCGGCGAGAGCAAGCCGGTGCAAAAGAAGTTGGATGACAGGGTAATAGGAGGCTCCTTAAACGGCAATGGCTCATTGAAAGTAAGGGTGCAGGGCACTGGGGAGGAGGGATACCTGAAGAAGGTGATAAATCTGGTACAGGAAGCCCAGAAAACTAAATCAGATACGCAGCATTTGGCGGATAAGGCAGCCCGTTGGTTGACATATATCGCCCTCATTTCTGGTTTTGCCACGTTCGCTGTCTGGCTGCTGCTTGGAGAGGATTTGGCTTTCGCCTTAGAGCGGATGGTGACGGTGATGGTGATCTCATGTCCACATGCCCTAGGCCTGGCGGTGCCGTTGGTTGTGGCCATCTCCACTGCTATCTCAGCTAAAAACGGTTTGTTGATCCGGAACCGTACCGCATTTGAGAATTCAAGAAAGATCACCACCATCATATTTGATAAGACCGGTACTCTAACGCAGGGTTCACATCAGTTGTCCAGAGTGGTTTCCCTACAGAATGCATTCCCGGAAGAAGAATTACTCCGGCTGGCGGCTGGCGTGGAGCAGAACTCAGAACACTATATCTCCCAGGGCATCCTGAAACAGGTAAAGGCTGAACAAATTTCTATACCCCACGCCGAGAACTTCAATTACCTTCCAGGGAAAGGTCTAGAGGGAACGGTAGAAGGCAAGTCTGTTAAAGTGGTAGGGCCAAGTTACTTGCAGGAGTTTAGCATCCAAACACCCCAAAGCGATGCAGAGGAGGGAGTTGAAACGGTGGTATATGTGCTAATCGATGGCATAGTCGCTGGTTTTATCAGCCTTAGAGATCAGATACGTCCAGAGTCTTCTGAGGCGATTAGGACACTCAAAGCCAGTGGCATCAAAAACCTGTTACTCACCGGTGACAATGACCGGGTCGCGAAAAGCGTCAGCGACACCTTGGGAATGGATGGGTTCCTTGCCAATGTCTTACCCCACCAAAAGCAGGAAAAGGTAAAAGAGCTACAATCCAAGGGTGAGTTTGTGGCTATGACCGGCGATGGAGTGAATGATGCCCCTGCCCTAGCCCAGGCAGATGTGGGCATAGCGGTCGGGTCTGGCACCGATGTAGCTGCCGAGACCGCTGACATTATTCTGGTGAATAGCAACCCACAAGATATAGCTTCCCTAATCCTTTTCGGGAAAGCAACTTACCGAAAGATGATTCAGAATATCATATGGGCCACTGCTTACAATGTGGTGGCGTTGCCGTTGGCGGCGGGAGTTCTGTATAAGCAAGGCATTATGGTTTCCCCAGCGGTAGGCGCGGCTCTGATGAGTTTGAGCACGGTGATTGTCGCCTTCAACGCACAGTTATTGAAAAGACAGTTTAAGTCTATAGCATAA
- a CDS encoding DUF2911 domain-containing protein — MAQATGKVGASQIEIEYHSPAVRGRAIWGRVVPYGRLWVTGSHSATRLTTDAPLLFGGRELPAGRYAIFTVPGKGDWEVVINRDWNQHLTTQYSRNMDVLRFTVKPIRQKANQERLRYEVIPLGGDSGRVAMSWEKVRVDIPVSQPPPQ, encoded by the coding sequence ATGGCGCAGGCAACCGGGAAGGTGGGCGCCTCCCAAATCGAAATAGAGTACCACTCGCCAGCCGTCCGGGGACGGGCCATCTGGGGTAGGGTGGTCCCATACGGGCGACTGTGGGTGACGGGATCCCATTCCGCGACCCGGCTGACGACCGACGCCCCGCTTCTATTTGGGGGAAGGGAGTTGCCGGCCGGCAGGTATGCCATCTTCACCGTCCCAGGAAAAGGGGATTGGGAGGTTGTCATTAACAGGGACTGGAACCAGCACCTAACCACCCAGTACTCAAGGAATATGGATGTCCTCAGGTTCACCGTCAAACCCATCCGCCAGAAAGCCAACCAGGAGCGCTTGCGCTATGAGGTCATTCCCTTGGGCGGTGACTCGGGCAGGGTGGCGATGAGCTGGGAGAAAGTTAGGGTAGACATACCCGTTTCCCAACCGCCCCCACAATGA
- a CDS encoding CusA/CzcA family heavy metal efflux RND transporter, with product MIDNLIAFSIRNKLIVGLFTLALVVWGLFSLSRLPIDAVPDITNNQVQIITTSPTLAAQEVEQFITYPIEIEMANVPDLVEVRSISRFGLSVVTVVFEDDVDVYLARQIVGEKLRSAQEQIPDGLGTPEMGPVSTGLGEIYQYVLHTTPNSPKKYSPTELRTIQDWIVKRQLAGTPGVAEVSSFGGMLKQYQVSVDPERLRAFDLSISDIFEALEKNNQNTGGAFIEKGPNAYFIRGIGLLTNFEDIRQILVRNTDGVPLLIRDVATVEEGSAVRYGALTRNGEGEVVGGIVMMLKGQNSAQVIEQVKAKVEGIQKTLPAGVVLEPFLDRTRLVDRAIGTVSKNLIEGGLIVVFVLVLLLGNLRAGLVVASVIPLAMLFAVSMMQLFGVSGNLMSLGAIDFGLIVDGAVIIVESIVHRIGTNRRFADIDRLNQGQMDDIVLDATVKIRQSAAFGEIIILIVYLPILALVGIEGKMFRPMAQTVGFAILGALILSLTYVPMASALFLSKKTKHKTTMADRVMARLENLYGGLLQKALKIRGLLTGLTLGLFLFTLFLFTRMGGEFIPTLDEGDFAIESSISAGSSLTQSVKTFSQAEKILLTQFPEVKEVVSKIGASEIPTDPMPVEAADMTVILKDRDDWESADTREGLMEKMEEALSIIPGLNAEFSQPIQLRSNELITGVKQDIAVKIYGEDLDVLAQKAEEAANLIRPIAGVGDLKVEQTKGLPQILVKYNRAQMAQMGVNIEDVNQVLRSGFAGGEAGVIFEGERRFDLVVRLGQANRQNFSDVENLLIDLPTGARIPLRQVAQVTLQEGPSQISRDDTKRRITIGINARERDVENLVKEIQATLEAGFKLPVGYYISYGGQFENLQAAKARLSVAVPLSLAIILILLFLTFGSFKQSLLIFTAIPLAAIGGVFALLLRGMPFSISAGIGFIALFGVAVLNGIVLIGYFNQLKKEGWEDPYARIMEGTKVRLRPVIMTAAVASLGFLPMALSGSAGAEVQKPLATVVIGGLITSTLLTLFLLPVLYSFVEKLQKPGPSSGLNGKVVLLLCILLSGAGGLSANAQTVPIPGGITSLTQAVDLALQSSPAVKAATLEVERQQALRKTGFELPKTAVTGGFGQMNSAANDNSLTISQGFSLPGVYRSQARLAAQQVLSAEVQLKQTRRAVIRDVKLIFNEWSILTQRQVYLAAQDTLARQFARAADVRYRTGEANYLEKIAAEAQAMEARTALEAAQAEALSVRQRLARSLFLGDTLQIQPELRPAEVSFPVDTAWLSSHPQISLFKNEVALSEAQAKVEKSRLLPEFSIGVTSQTIQGFQNTSGTEQYFGPSRRFQSVEAGVAIPLISRAQRARVQASVLQTRVAEAQLQNQRLVLETEFRRLSQEYDRHRKMLQYYEEKALPQASLLIEYATKGFRAGETEYTEYIQNIAQAQRIRLQYLDTLSQFNQAAIQIEYHLKDN from the coding sequence ATGATTGACAATCTGATAGCTTTTTCCATCCGGAACAAGCTGATCGTTGGGCTATTTACCCTTGCCCTGGTGGTTTGGGGGCTTTTCTCCCTGAGCCGGCTTCCCATCGACGCCGTTCCGGACATTACCAACAACCAAGTGCAGATCATCACGACTTCCCCCACCTTGGCGGCGCAGGAGGTCGAGCAGTTCATCACCTACCCGATCGAGATTGAGATGGCCAACGTGCCGGACCTGGTGGAGGTCCGCTCCATCTCCCGGTTCGGCCTTTCCGTGGTCACCGTGGTCTTTGAGGATGATGTGGACGTCTACCTTGCCCGCCAGATCGTGGGTGAGAAGCTCAGAAGCGCCCAGGAGCAGATCCCAGATGGGCTGGGCACCCCTGAGATGGGCCCTGTCTCAACCGGCCTGGGTGAGATATACCAGTATGTGCTGCACACCACCCCCAACTCGCCTAAGAAATACTCACCCACGGAACTAAGGACGATCCAGGACTGGATCGTGAAACGGCAGTTGGCCGGCACGCCCGGGGTGGCCGAGGTCAGCAGCTTCGGCGGGATGCTGAAGCAGTACCAGGTTTCAGTGGACCCAGAAAGGCTTCGGGCGTTCGACCTTTCCATCTCAGATATCTTTGAGGCGTTGGAGAAAAACAACCAGAACACCGGTGGGGCCTTTATAGAGAAAGGACCGAACGCTTATTTCATACGGGGCATCGGCTTGCTGACGAACTTTGAGGACATCAGGCAGATCCTTGTCAGGAACACAGATGGAGTCCCATTGCTGATCAGGGACGTCGCCACCGTAGAGGAGGGAAGCGCCGTTCGTTATGGTGCCTTGACCCGAAACGGCGAGGGAGAGGTGGTAGGCGGCATCGTCATGATGCTCAAAGGGCAGAACTCCGCGCAGGTGATCGAACAAGTAAAGGCGAAGGTAGAGGGAATCCAGAAAACCCTACCAGCTGGGGTGGTGCTGGAGCCGTTCCTGGACCGCACCCGCCTGGTGGACCGCGCAATCGGCACCGTCAGCAAAAACCTCATAGAAGGGGGGCTTATCGTGGTTTTCGTTTTGGTGCTCCTGTTGGGCAACCTAAGGGCCGGACTTGTGGTGGCCTCGGTCATTCCCCTGGCCATGCTTTTCGCCGTCTCCATGATGCAATTATTCGGCGTATCCGGAAACCTGATGAGCCTGGGGGCGATTGACTTCGGTTTGATTGTGGACGGCGCAGTCATCATCGTGGAGAGTATCGTGCACCGGATAGGGACCAACCGAAGATTCGCAGACATAGACAGGCTCAACCAGGGGCAGATGGATGATATTGTCCTGGATGCCACCGTCAAAATACGCCAGTCGGCCGCTTTCGGGGAAATTATCATCCTTATCGTCTACCTGCCCATACTGGCGCTGGTGGGGATTGAGGGCAAGATGTTCCGGCCTATGGCCCAGACCGTGGGGTTTGCCATCCTGGGCGCCTTGATCCTTTCCCTGACCTACGTGCCTATGGCCTCTGCCCTCTTCTTGAGTAAGAAGACGAAGCATAAAACCACCATGGCTGACAGGGTCATGGCAAGGTTGGAGAATCTGTATGGGGGGTTGCTGCAGAAGGCACTTAAGATTAGAGGCCTTTTGACGGGGCTTACCCTTGGGTTGTTTCTTTTCACACTCTTTTTGTTCACAAGGATGGGAGGTGAGTTCATTCCCACCCTCGACGAAGGGGATTTTGCCATCGAGTCCTCTATCAGTGCCGGTTCTTCGCTTACCCAAAGTGTCAAGACATTCTCCCAGGCAGAGAAAATCCTTCTCACGCAATTCCCAGAGGTAAAGGAGGTGGTCAGCAAAATCGGAGCATCTGAGATACCGACGGACCCCATGCCCGTAGAGGCAGCTGATATGACCGTTATCCTGAAGGACCGGGACGATTGGGAGTCAGCCGACACCAGGGAGGGGCTTATGGAGAAGATGGAAGAGGCGCTTTCCATCATTCCGGGCTTGAACGCAGAGTTCTCACAGCCTATTCAGTTGAGAAGCAACGAGCTGATCACCGGGGTGAAACAGGACATCGCGGTAAAGATCTACGGCGAGGACTTGGACGTACTGGCCCAGAAAGCCGAGGAGGCGGCCAACCTCATCCGCCCGATTGCAGGGGTGGGGGATTTGAAGGTGGAGCAGACTAAGGGTCTGCCGCAGATCCTAGTGAAATACAACCGGGCCCAGATGGCCCAGATGGGCGTGAACATAGAGGATGTGAACCAGGTTCTCCGCTCCGGTTTCGCCGGCGGGGAGGCTGGGGTCATCTTTGAGGGCGAGAGGCGCTTCGATCTCGTGGTGAGGTTGGGCCAGGCGAACCGGCAGAACTTCTCTGACGTGGAGAACCTGCTCATCGACCTGCCCACCGGGGCCAGGATCCCACTCCGGCAGGTGGCCCAGGTGACACTACAGGAAGGGCCAAGCCAGATATCGCGGGATGACACCAAACGCCGCATCACCATAGGCATCAATGCCCGGGAGCGTGACGTGGAGAACCTGGTAAAGGAAATACAGGCGACCCTGGAAGCCGGGTTCAAATTGCCGGTCGGCTACTATATAAGCTACGGCGGGCAGTTTGAGAATCTACAGGCCGCCAAGGCCCGGCTTTCGGTGGCTGTGCCACTTTCCCTGGCGATTATCCTGATACTTCTCTTTCTGACCTTCGGCTCTTTCAAGCAAAGCCTGCTCATCTTCACGGCCATTCCCCTGGCGGCCATAGGCGGTGTGTTCGCCTTGCTGTTGAGGGGCATGCCCTTCAGTATATCCGCCGGTATAGGTTTCATCGCCCTCTTCGGCGTGGCGGTGTTGAACGGGATCGTTCTGATCGGGTATTTCAACCAGTTGAAAAAAGAGGGATGGGAAGACCCTTATGCCAGGATCATGGAAGGGACGAAGGTCCGGCTGCGCCCGGTGATCATGACGGCGGCGGTGGCCTCACTGGGCTTCCTTCCCATGGCACTTTCCGGCTCTGCCGGGGCTGAGGTGCAGAAACCGTTGGCCACAGTGGTGATTGGGGGCCTTATCACCTCCACACTACTCACCCTTTTCCTGCTACCGGTTCTATACAGTTTCGTAGAGAAGCTGCAGAAGCCTGGCCCATCATCGGGATTGAACGGCAAAGTGGTCCTTTTACTTTGCATCCTACTGTCAGGTGCTGGGGGGCTTTCCGCCAATGCCCAGACAGTTCCCATTCCCGGCGGCATCACCTCGCTGACCCAGGCGGTGGACCTCGCCCTACAGAGCAGTCCGGCGGTCAAGGCAGCCACTTTGGAAGTTGAAAGGCAGCAGGCCCTGCGCAAGACGGGCTTCGAGCTACCCAAGACAGCGGTCACTGGCGGTTTCGGTCAGATGAACAGTGCCGCCAACGATAACTCTCTGACGATATCACAGGGCTTCTCCCTTCCGGGGGTATACCGAAGCCAGGCCCGATTGGCAGCTCAACAGGTCCTTAGTGCAGAGGTGCAATTGAAACAGACCAGGCGTGCGGTGATACGGGATGTCAAACTCATCTTTAATGAGTGGTCTATCCTTACCCAAAGGCAGGTTTACCTGGCCGCGCAGGATACGCTCGCCCGGCAGTTCGCCAGGGCCGCAGATGTCCGCTACCGAACCGGGGAGGCCAACTACCTGGAAAAGATCGCCGCCGAGGCTCAGGCCATGGAGGCGCGCACGGCCCTGGAGGCGGCCCAGGCCGAAGCCCTTTCTGTCAGGCAACGGCTGGCCAGGTCGCTGTTTCTTGGGGACACGCTCCAAATCCAGCCTGAGCTGAGACCGGCAGAGGTGTCCTTTCCCGTGGACACGGCTTGGCTCAGCAGCCACCCCCAGATCAGTCTCTTTAAAAATGAGGTTGCCCTAAGCGAGGCTCAGGCAAAGGTGGAGAAAAGCCGGCTGCTGCCAGAGTTTTCCATTGGGGTGACGAGCCAGACCATCCAGGGGTTCCAGAACACCTCAGGCACGGAACAGTACTTCGGGCCGAGCAGGCGCTTCCAGTCCGTGGAGGCTGGGGTGGCCATCCCCCTTATTTCCCGGGCGCAGCGGGCGAGGGTCCAAGCCTCTGTCCTGCAGACCCGCGTCGCTGAGGCCCAGCTACAGAACCAGCGCTTGGTTTTGGAGACAGAGTTCCGGCGGCTGAGCCAGGAATATGACAGGCACCGGAAAATGCTCCAATATTATGAGGAGAAGGCCCTTCCCCAGGCCAGTCTGCTGATTGAATATGCGACCAAGGGTTTCAGGGCAGGGGAGACGGAGTACACTGAATATATCCAGAACATCGCCCAGGCCCAGCGGATCAGGTTGCAGTACCTGGACACGCTGTCACAGTTCAACCAGGCCGCTATTCAGATTGAGTATCACTTAAAGGACAATTAG
- a CDS encoding efflux RND transporter periplasmic adaptor subunit: MYKYIRSTTFLLLLTICIGGSACQKEAKIAEETEEAHAEGEPGAEEAIGLTQAQMDAVGIKLGDLENRPLKSGIQANGMLDLPPQNKATISSMTEGVVREIFVTQGQFVKKGQRLVSLEHPSIIQLQEEYLQARSALSYAQKDYERQKELLRENIIAAKKFQLAEAEYRGRQAAVSSLASQLSQMGITPNRVRVGSLLRSVSVVSPMHGYVHQIKVNIGALVEPSKELFQVVDNHHIQIDLQVFEKDIALVKNGQKVLFSLTSNPSKTYEATIFSVGKSFENDTKTVVVHAQINDNQEATLLPGMFVSGRILTSEATVPALPDEAIIAEGALKFVFAATRATRTSESKAESSEEEHEGELAPDWVFTKIGVQTGSTDAGYTEVKLLNPIPAGSQLVTKGAYYVAAQANKGEGDHH; encoded by the coding sequence ATGTATAAATATATCAGATCAACAACCTTCCTATTGCTGCTGACCATCTGCATTGGCGGCAGTGCCTGTCAGAAGGAAGCTAAAATCGCCGAGGAAACCGAGGAGGCCCATGCCGAAGGCGAACCTGGGGCGGAGGAGGCCATCGGGCTGACCCAGGCCCAAATGGATGCGGTGGGAATAAAATTGGGAGACCTTGAGAACCGGCCCCTGAAAAGCGGGATACAGGCAAACGGAATGCTGGACCTGCCCCCACAGAACAAAGCCACCATCTCCAGCATGACAGAGGGGGTTGTACGCGAAATCTTTGTGACCCAAGGCCAGTTCGTAAAGAAAGGACAGCGGCTGGTGAGTCTGGAGCATCCCAGTATCATCCAGTTGCAGGAGGAGTATTTGCAGGCCCGAAGCGCACTTAGTTACGCGCAGAAGGATTATGAGCGGCAGAAAGAACTGTTGCGGGAGAACATCATCGCCGCTAAGAAGTTCCAGTTGGCAGAGGCCGAATACCGGGGTAGGCAGGCGGCGGTCTCGTCTTTGGCCAGCCAGCTTAGCCAGATGGGTATCACCCCCAACCGGGTGCGGGTGGGGTCGCTCCTGCGTTCCGTTTCCGTGGTGTCGCCCATGCACGGGTATGTGCATCAGATCAAGGTGAACATTGGCGCCTTGGTTGAGCCGTCCAAGGAGCTATTCCAGGTAGTGGACAACCACCACATCCAGATTGACCTTCAGGTCTTTGAAAAGGACATCGCCTTAGTCAAGAACGGGCAGAAGGTCCTCTTTTCCCTGACCTCCAATCCCTCCAAGACTTATGAGGCCACTATCTTCTCGGTGGGTAAGTCATTTGAGAACGATACCAAGACGGTGGTGGTGCACGCCCAGATCAACGACAACCAGGAGGCTACCCTGCTTCCCGGCATGTTCGTGAGCGGCCGCATACTGACCTCTGAGGCCACCGTGCCGGCGCTCCCGGATGAGGCCATTATTGCTGAAGGGGCTCTGAAGTTTGTCTTCGCTGCCACGCGTGCCACCCGCACCTCTGAGTCTAAAGCTGAGAGCTCCGAAGAAGAGCATGAGGGAGAACTCGCTCCAGATTGGGTCTTTACCAAGATTGGGGTTCAGACGGGATCCACGGATGCCGGCTATACAGAGGTGAAACTCTTGAACCCTATACCGGCCGGCTCGCAACTCGTTACCAAAGGTGCCTACTATGTCGCGGCGCAAGCCAACAAAGGAGAGGGCGACCATCACTAA